The Salinispora tropica CNB-440 genome has a window encoding:
- a CDS encoding choline/carnitine O-acyltransferase: MSTFDNEDKLSSVPLPALEDTCARFLEWSKPLLTEQEFADTEAAVQEFGQADGPGPKLHADLVRYNEDAATHSWLDDFWPARYLGRRDRIALNANFFFLFRDTPLRGFTDPQVERAVRLIAATVNYKIQLDAERIPAAVTRGQPLSMEQNKFLFSTTRIPGPVQDSVRAPYSDEMPGPATARHIVVFCHGNAFRMDVIGPDGRPYSLDDLTAGLRGLQKTGLVPAAMTTATGHLTTMARAEWAAARRRLIARDTSNAVALETIETALFCVCLEDLDPADDLAACDQLLHGDSGNRWFDKAVSLIVFADGTAGINVEHCELDGTTILSFVDAILTGTPEEHATHSGAVAQGVPAIEPVTFVLDDGLQAEIATAAQSFARFAADTATATLSIDEFGVDEVKRLRMSPDAFVQLGYQLAHKRAKGFTGATYESIATRQYSRGRTEAMRVVTPEVLRFVAVMDDPTAAPNERRAAFRAAATKHVERAKQCQAGAAPEQHLWELQLIQQRRGAALGVPESPRLYETPGWHTMRDDYLSTSSAPSTTIRYFGFGATSSRCIGIAYVLLPDRFHLYLSTPRPVAEMMHTFADRLREAMHELRALLDEQ, translated from the coding sequence GTGAGTACGTTCGACAACGAGGACAAACTATCCTCGGTACCGCTACCCGCGCTGGAGGACACTTGCGCCCGGTTCCTCGAGTGGTCCAAGCCGCTCCTGACGGAGCAGGAATTCGCCGACACCGAGGCCGCGGTGCAGGAGTTCGGGCAGGCCGATGGTCCGGGGCCGAAGCTCCACGCCGACCTGGTGCGGTACAACGAGGACGCCGCTACCCACAGCTGGCTGGACGACTTCTGGCCAGCCCGCTATCTCGGCAGGCGTGACCGCATCGCGTTGAACGCCAACTTCTTCTTCCTGTTCCGCGACACGCCGCTGCGCGGGTTCACCGACCCGCAGGTAGAACGCGCGGTGCGGCTCATCGCCGCCACCGTCAACTACAAAATCCAGCTCGACGCGGAGCGCATCCCGGCAGCCGTCACGCGCGGGCAGCCACTGTCAATGGAGCAGAACAAATTTCTCTTCTCGACCACCCGCATCCCGGGGCCGGTTCAGGACAGCGTCCGCGCGCCGTACAGCGACGAGATGCCGGGCCCCGCAACCGCGCGACACATCGTGGTGTTCTGCCACGGCAACGCCTTCCGAATGGACGTGATCGGTCCGGACGGACGCCCGTACTCCCTCGACGACCTGACCGCGGGCCTACGGGGGTTGCAGAAGACCGGTCTCGTGCCAGCGGCGATGACCACCGCGACCGGCCATCTCACCACCATGGCCCGAGCCGAGTGGGCGGCGGCCCGACGGCGATTGATAGCACGTGACACCAGCAACGCCGTGGCACTGGAGACCATCGAGACAGCGCTGTTCTGCGTCTGCCTGGAGGACCTGGACCCGGCCGACGACCTGGCGGCCTGCGACCAACTGCTCCACGGCGACAGCGGCAACCGGTGGTTCGACAAGGCGGTGTCGCTTATCGTCTTCGCGGACGGCACGGCCGGCATCAACGTCGAACACTGCGAGCTGGACGGCACCACCATTCTCAGCTTCGTCGACGCAATTCTCACCGGCACGCCGGAGGAGCACGCCACGCACTCAGGTGCGGTGGCACAGGGCGTGCCAGCGATCGAGCCGGTCACCTTCGTGCTCGACGACGGGCTGCAAGCCGAGATCGCCACCGCGGCACAGTCCTTCGCCCGATTCGCCGCGGACACCGCCACCGCGACCCTGTCCATCGACGAGTTCGGGGTGGACGAGGTCAAGCGGCTACGGATGTCACCAGACGCCTTCGTGCAGTTGGGGTACCAGCTCGCACACAAGCGCGCCAAGGGGTTCACCGGAGCCACGTACGAATCCATCGCCACCCGCCAGTACTCGCGCGGACGAACGGAGGCGATGCGCGTCGTCACGCCGGAGGTGCTGCGGTTCGTCGCGGTCATGGACGATCCCACCGCAGCTCCGAACGAACGACGGGCGGCGTTCCGTGCCGCGGCCACCAAACATGTCGAACGGGCGAAGCAGTGTCAGGCCGGCGCCGCACCGGAGCAGCACCTCTGGGAGCTACAGCTCATCCAGCAGCGGCGGGGGGCTGCACTCGGCGTGCCCGAATCGCCCCGACTCTATGAGACGCCGGGGTGGCACACGATGCGCGACGACTACCTGAGCACCAGCTCGGCACCGTCGACCACTATCCGCTACTTCGGGTTCGGGGCCACCAGCAGCCGTTGTATCGGCATCGCCTACGTGCTGCTGCCGGACCGGTTCCACCTGTACCTCAGCACCCCACGCCCGGTCGCCGAGATGATGCACACGTTCGCCGACCGGCTCCGCGAGGCGATGCATGAACTGCGCGCCCTACTCGACGAGCAGTAG
- a CDS encoding ROK family protein: MGVDVGERGVTAELFDLSLRRADRVFRRLPTRVTSPGRDASTLGAAFVQLRAANPESDETLVGIGLGLPGIVGAADDGTNIIHAQSLGWEPTTLDEVVGSTDVSIFADNGAKTLAMAETWFGAAVGQSHSIIVLIGQSFGARGCLEAVDGDPGTRWTTGAAQAAGEWYRVDLGAGSWFNRVVIDVGPTTLGTSHAGSTWKPRTTVRAGRPLPPGTGRTR; encoded by the coding sequence ATCGGCGTTGATGTCGGCGAGCGTGGCGTGACCGCCGAACTGTTCGATCTGTCGCTGCGCAGGGCGGACCGGGTCTTCCGCCGACTGCCCACCCGTGTCACCAGTCCCGGTCGGGACGCTAGCACCTTGGGTGCGGCCTTCGTTCAGCTCCGTGCGGCCAACCCTGAGTCGGACGAAACGCTTGTCGGTATCGGCCTGGGGCTGCCGGGCATCGTCGGCGCAGCCGACGACGGCACGAATATCATCCATGCCCAGAGTCTCGGGTGGGAGCCGACCACGCTGGACGAGGTGGTTGGCTCCACTGATGTGTCGATCTTCGCCGACAATGGCGCCAAGACCCTGGCTATGGCCGAGACCTGGTTCGGTGCGGCAGTCGGTCAGAGCCACAGCATAATCGTCCTCATAGGACAAAGCTTCGGTGCCCGCGGCTGCCTCGAGGCGGTGGACGGCGATCCCGGCACCCGGTGGACCACCGGTGCGGCACAGGCCGCCGGAGAGTGGTACCGGGTCGACCTCGGTGCGGGTAGCTGGTTCAACCGTGTCGTGATCGACGTGGGGCCGACAACCCTGGGGACCAGCCACGCTGGTTCAACGTGGAAACCTCGAACGACGGTTCGAGCTGGACGACCGTTGCCACCGGGTACGGGACGGACCAGGTGA
- a CDS encoding nuclear transport factor 2 family protein yields the protein MSDLANAIERYIDMWNETDATRRSEKVRTICAENATYTDPMTDVSGHEAINTLISAARERFAGMTFTLAGPVDAHHGVARFTWHLAPAGAAEPVVVGFDVVTADDDGRLSAVYGFLDKVPATR from the coding sequence ATGAGTGACCTTGCCAACGCCATCGAACGCTACATCGACATGTGGAACGAGACAGACGCCACGCGCCGGTCCGAAAAGGTTCGCACCATCTGTGCGGAGAATGCGACCTATACGGACCCGATGACCGACGTCAGTGGACATGAGGCAATCAACACGCTGATCAGCGCCGCCCGGGAGCGGTTCGCGGGCATGACCTTCACCCTGGCCGGGCCGGTTGACGCCCACCACGGCGTTGCCCGCTTCACCTGGCACCTCGCCCCAGCTGGGGCAGCAGAGCCCGTGGTCGTTGGCTTCGACGTGGTGACGGCCGACGACGACGGACGACTCTCCGCGGTGTACGGCTTCCTCGACAAGGTGCCCGCCACCCGCTGA